One Stigmatella aurantiaca genomic region harbors:
- a CDS encoding amino acid ABC transporter permease: MNSFDVSMLLSGQYHDWLVSGFVLSIKLALTTLVIALPLALLVAVLRLAPLAVLRGVGLVFVEAIRNVPLLAHMLFWYFGAPEVLPESIKAWLYERNVEAASAVIALVLYTAAYMSEDIRSGIRSIPKEQMEASRALGFSFLASMRRVILPQALRLTVPPLISQTLSLWKNTSIAMVIGVAELMYQAQQVESASFRGFESFAFATGAYLTISLAITGAAAWYHHHHPVRSA; the protein is encoded by the coding sequence CCGGCCAGTACCATGACTGGCTCGTGAGCGGCTTCGTCCTCTCCATCAAGCTCGCGTTGACCACGCTGGTGATTGCACTGCCCCTCGCGCTGCTCGTGGCGGTGTTGAGGCTCGCGCCGCTCGCGGTGCTGCGGGGGGTGGGCCTGGTGTTCGTCGAGGCGATCCGCAACGTGCCGCTCCTGGCGCACATGCTGTTCTGGTACTTCGGCGCGCCGGAGGTGCTGCCAGAATCGATCAAGGCCTGGCTGTACGAGCGCAATGTCGAGGCCGCCAGCGCCGTGATCGCGCTGGTGCTGTACACCGCCGCCTATATGTCGGAGGACATCCGGAGCGGCATTCGCTCGATTCCCAAGGAGCAGATGGAGGCCAGCCGCGCGCTCGGCTTCAGCTTCCTCGCCTCCATGAGGCGGGTGATCCTCCCCCAGGCGCTGCGCCTGACCGTGCCGCCGTTGATCAGCCAGACGCTCAGCCTGTGGAAGAACACCAGCATCGCCATGGTGATCGGCGTCGCCGAGCTGATGTACCAGGCCCAGCAGGTGGAGAGCGCCAGCTTCCGCGGCTTCGAGTCCTTTGCCTTCGCCACCGGCGCCTACCTGACGATCTCCCTCGCCATCACCGGGGCCGCCGCTTGGTACCACCATCACCATCCGGTGCGGAGCGCCTGA
- a CDS encoding amino acid ABC transporter permease codes for MWEILQTYWLYYLVGQYPEGPLGGLALTLVLAALALVLAFPVGIVLALCRLSPYRLVRWPVTAVVYVVRGTPLLMVVFWAYFLLPSLTGQTTSQFNTMLAALVIFDGAYLAEIIRAGIQGIPKGQMESARSLGFNHLQAMRRVILPQALRNMLPSLVNQFVSTIKETSLGYIISLGEVSFVATQINTQLLTRPAEVYLLLGLTYFVLCFSLSRFAFWLERRLAVRGSHPGTR; via the coding sequence ATGTGGGAGATCCTCCAGACCTACTGGCTATACTACTTGGTTGGCCAGTATCCGGAAGGTCCGCTCGGGGGCCTCGCGCTGACGCTGGTGCTGGCCGCGCTTGCCCTGGTGCTGGCCTTCCCGGTTGGCATCGTGCTCGCGTTGTGCCGCCTCTCTCCCTACCGCCTCGTGCGCTGGCCGGTGACCGCCGTGGTGTACGTGGTGCGCGGCACACCGCTGCTGATGGTGGTGTTCTGGGCCTACTTCCTGCTGCCATCGCTCACCGGGCAGACGACCAGCCAGTTCAACACCATGCTGGCGGCGCTGGTGATCTTCGATGGCGCCTACCTCGCGGAGATCATCCGGGCCGGCATCCAGGGCATCCCCAAGGGCCAGATGGAGAGCGCCCGCTCCCTCGGGTTCAACCACCTGCAGGCCATGCGGCGGGTGATTCTCCCGCAGGCGCTCCGCAACATGCTGCCCTCGCTGGTCAACCAGTTCGTGTCGACCATCAAGGAGACCTCGCTCGGCTACATCATCAGCCTTGGCGAGGTGTCCTTCGTCGCGACCCAGATCAACACCCAGCTGCTCACCCGGCCCGCCGAGGTCTATCTGTTGCTGGGGCTCACCTATTTCGTGCTGTGTTTCAGCCTGTCGCGCTTCGCCTTCTGGCTGGAGCGGAGGCTGGCCGTGCGCGGCTCGCACCCGGGAACGCGATGA
- a CDS encoding amino acid ABC transporter ATP-binding protein yields MIKLENVNKWYGDYHALADITEEVTQGEVVVVCGPSGSGKSTLIRTINRLEPIQKGRILVDGQDIYGQGVDVNALRSRIGFVFQQFNLFPHLTALENCTLAPVHIRKLPQQEANALAMSLLDRVGLAHKASAYPAQLSGGQQQRVAIARALAMKPPVMLFDEPTSSLDPEMVGEVLQAMKGLASDGMTMVVVTHEMGFARDVCNRVLFMDQGRILERTTPERFFSQPEHPRAQKFLADVLSPWQGTPGAGT; encoded by the coding sequence ATGATCAAGCTCGAGAACGTCAACAAGTGGTACGGCGACTACCACGCCCTGGCTGACATCACCGAGGAGGTCACCCAGGGCGAGGTGGTGGTCGTGTGCGGCCCCAGTGGCTCCGGCAAGTCCACGCTGATCCGCACCATCAACCGGCTGGAGCCGATCCAGAAGGGCCGCATCCTGGTGGACGGCCAGGACATCTACGGACAGGGCGTCGACGTCAACGCGCTGCGGAGCCGCATCGGCTTCGTCTTCCAGCAGTTCAACCTGTTTCCCCACCTCACCGCGCTGGAGAACTGCACGCTGGCGCCGGTCCACATCCGCAAGCTCCCGCAGCAAGAGGCGAACGCGCTGGCGATGTCGCTGTTGGACCGCGTGGGGCTCGCGCACAAGGCGTCCGCCTACCCCGCGCAGCTCTCCGGGGGACAGCAACAGCGGGTGGCGATCGCCCGGGCGCTCGCGATGAAGCCACCAGTGATGCTGTTCGACGAGCCTACCAGCTCGCTTGACCCCGAGATGGTCGGCGAGGTGTTGCAGGCGATGAAGGGGCTGGCGAGCGATGGCATGACCATGGTGGTCGTCACGCACGAGATGGGCTTCGCCCGGGACGTGTGCAACCGCGTGCTGTTCATGGACCAGGGCCGCATCCTGGAGCGCACCACGCCGGAGCGGTTCTTCAGCCAGCCGGAACACCCGCGTGCGCAGAAGTTCCTGGCCGACGTGCTCTCTCCCTGGCAGGGCACGCCCGGCGCGGGCACCTGA